A segment of the Trifolium pratense cultivar HEN17-A07 linkage group LG7, ARS_RC_1.1, whole genome shotgun sequence genome:
AATACAACCTCAAATAAATATGCAATACAGGTGAAAATTGCATTATGCACGAGTTGGCGTGTATGCCTATAGCAATTGAAAACTACCTTAACAGACGTCTGGAACATAGAGATTAATGTAACCAAGAAACATTGAGTAGAACCAGAGCAGATGAGATGCAAAAGTCATACAAAAAATGACTAGAATAAGACCTCAGTTTTGAATTAACAAGCTTCAAAACAACAAGTGTGGCAAGAATATTGATTAAAAAGAAGTGCAATGATGACCAGTTTTCATAAAGGGATAAACACTTACAGAATAAAGAGCAAGTCCATGCTCAAATTGAGCTTTACTATGACCATGATCTGCAGCCCGCTTCATCCACTTTCTTGCTACTTGATGATTGCGTGACAGTCCTTCCCCAAATGAGTAGCATAAGGATATATTGTACATAGCACGCACATACCCGCCTTCTGCTGCTTTCATATACCACTTAACCTATTCCATGGAAAGCTTGTTAAAAGCAAAAATAGGAATATATTGTTGTGATAATAAAATAACCCAAAATACCCGATGTTATATTTCAATTCTCAAACAAAGAACTATGCAGATCTCCCAACCCCTCCCtgtttatttgtaatttaaaattGTAGTAGAGGAAATGAATAGAGATAGAGCACTAACAGCTTCTCTTATATGCCATGACAAGGCTAAAGTTTTCTCAAAATAACTATCCTCAAAATTATAAGTTAATATGCCATGACAAGGCTAAAGTTTTCTCAAAAACTATCCTCAAAATTATAAGTTAGAAACCCTCCATACTCCAATCCTAAAATAGTTAGCTAATTGACCGAGGAAAAATATACTTCAATAATTCTTTATCTAAAAACTTACTTGGATGCAGGCACCATAAGATACACCACATATGCTGCATAACAACTTCCAACGGTCCTGTTCAGATGCAAAATTTACATGATTAAGGGGAAAGCAATTAGAAAACCGGCTGATATATGTacaaatatagaatatataACTCAACATGATCAGTGTGACAGAAGCAATTGgacgaaaataaaaaataataaaaatgttcaCAGCATGAAAAGACGAAAACCAGAATATTTGTTTTCCTTAGCAAAGAAAATAGAGGAAATCTTTCTTCTGATACTTATTTTCTTTAAGCAAAGAAAATATCTTTGAACATCCAAACAGAGCTTGTAATTGCACATTAAATTAACCACAGAAGCATGAGCTATTCACATTGCTTTTGAACTAAAGATATATGGATCAATTCTGGCTTATATGATAAATCGAATTTAAAGACCAAGATCTACAAAACTAAATCTTAAAACAACTTTAAAATACAACATTAAGATATGGTTTCTTCCAAGTGTTGTTTGCATATCACAAATGCAGCAAACATCAGTGCCTCTTATATCACACTACCTTGAGATCTGCTAAACGTGAGGCCAAAAGCTCTTCCTCCATCTACAATCAAATATACAGACAGATTAAGCTATTTAAAGCCCGTTTGGATAAACAGTTTTATTAAAAACGCTTAtcataaagtcaaactgtttttatataagctatcatgaaaaacttatgaaaataagctgaaaacaacttccAGACATGATATAAGTTGTATCCGTAAGTTATCTCAAATAATTTCATAACTCATAAGTGCTTATGTTAgtagataaattcaaataagtgaATCTAAACAGCTATGCAAAATTCTCATTTCCTTACCTTGAAAAGAGTCTCAAGCTTGCTTTTCACCAAGGAATACTCATGTTTTACTTGTTGCAAGCTTTTCAAACACCTAAATACAATCAATTTTCCATAGACATAAGTCACAACTAGGACACATGATATTTTGACAAGATTCATACATAATATCATATTCATTGCATGTAAGAATTTTGATATGAAATTGTCAAGATGCTTACCCTTCAACATTTTGTTCCGTGCAAAAGTTGCGAAAAGGAATGCAGGCTTCATGAACTCTTTGTGCACCAATGCTGCATAATTTCCCCAATAATCATCATAATAgttgtaaaaactaaaaacattatataatgTGACAAGATACTCACCATAGCAGAATTACTGGTAATGAATGAAGCAAAATTAGTTGGTACAAAACCAGGAGCAACACAATTCACACGAGTTTTTGGAGCCATCTCAGCAGCCAGGGCCTACACATCATATTTACATAATAACTATCAGATTTAACAAACAAAAGACAGTAGCAATTCATATGGTGTTTTGAAGGAACAATTGAAAGCCAAATACCAACTTTGGTAAGTCCAAGAAGGGCTGTTTTGGTCACTCCATACATAGCCATAGAAGCCACTGGGTTATAACCAGCAATCGATGAAATGATAACAACAGAAGAACCCTTGGACAAGTATGGACTTGCATCctgtgtaaaaaaatataacgtTTGAAAACACATCAGACACCGTTTTACACACGAGCACAACACCAAAAAGTTGGAATAGGGAAGCAGTATAATCAAAAAGTTGTTTCTGAAGCTGAACCTTACCATCCATTTTACTAGTTCTTCTACCCTCAGATTTTAAACCAACACCCGTAGTGAGGACCTGAACTGAAGACGCGAACTGAAGGATTAACGGAAGAGAATGGACGAAACATCGACTGGACTATTGCTGAGAATCGAAGAAACGGCGAGATGGAAGGGAATCGTTGACGGCGAACAAAAGGGAATCGAGGACGGGATGAAATCGTTGACAGTGAGCAGATTGAAGCAAATTAGGGATTTGGGAATGAAAATTGGGAAGAAATTAGGGACGATTTGGGATTTGGGAAGAAATTTCGCGATTTAGGGATTTGGCGATTTGGGAAGAAATTGGGACGATGGCGTACGTTCTCGCGTTTGGGATGGGAATGAAGAATgagaattaacaaattaattaattaatgaacactaatagggattccactacgggtgaaTATCAAATCGGTagtgaaatccaattaaaacaaattttaatgtaattacaacattgccaccgtgtctacttttcactactgatttaagaaaaccagtagtgaaatcTCTTGTCTATGAAcgtttcactactggtattcaaatatcagtagtggaattcTTTGGTCAAATGGTTTtaactactggtattcacataccagtagtggaatctcttagccaaaagccatttttctactagtgctAGCTAGGACTGAAATGCTTCGTCTAGCAATATTTGACAAAATGCATTGAACTACAACTATGTTCTTTATTTACATAGTGTTGATTTTTGAAGCATGACCATAATGAAATAAAGCATATTGTtaagaagttgaaaataattatgtacTTGTGTAGAATGAATACTGTTGAAAatagatataaataaatttagaatcTTGAGGATTGAAACATGGGGTCGTAATGCTAAGTATAATGTGATTTGAATGATTTCACTTTGGCTTCTAGTTTTTAGTTAAATGTTTATCTAATCAGTGTTGTATATGTAGGGAGGAAATCAGGAAaagcataattttatttttttaaaaaattgacgTTTTAAATCGGTTAATTATTTAACCGATTTCAAAAGTGTCAATATAGCGTCAATAACTAGTAGATGCTATATTTGCGTCCGCATTTGATACATATTTTAGCTTCAGTTTTAGCGTCAACAACAATAAACACTAATTAGCGTCAACATGGATGCTAATTTTGACGCTAAAGTACTTTAGCGTCCACGTTTTGCCCGTTAGCGTCCAAGTTCTTTCTGACTCTATAAAGCAATTTTCTTATAGTGTTTGTTTAAATTGTGAGGTAGAATAAGTTCGGCGTATTGAGAACTTTAATCCAAAATGAGAATCCATCTACTTATTCGCTCATTTTCAACACAAATGGATGGTAGACGATTTTCGTTATAAATGTATTGTacttaacaatattatatctTATTTTCAGTATAATTTAGTtcgttgtttcttttctttttggttaCATTTTCTTTAACATTTTAGCCACACAAAATTTTTATGTCTGGATCCGTCCCATGGATTGACAATCATGGTTGAGCTTGCCATCTTTGTTTTAAAGGATGGTTGACTTTTCTTGTATTGTAAAACGTTAGGCACATTGATTTTGCATAAAACATATACTATCGTAGTATAATTAAACTATTGAATATAAAAAAGATGttggtttttttatttctaaaaataagaaattgtcacgtatgtataaaaataaataaatttttgaaaatgtaaaattctaaacaaagagttttttattttttttatttttatgttgttatGAATCCGTGGGCTTTTGTCATGTTGATTTGCACATGGATTCTGAAGTAATAGTAAGCTGCATTAGTGGCACGTACTGGGTGCTTGTCGTTATCGACTTATGAAGTGTATCAAGTGGCTGCTGCATGATTATTGGCAAAGTTAGGAATATTCATGTTTCTTGGGAAGTAAATCATGTTTCTTGGGGttgaagaaaaacagaaaagaGAATGGGCTAGCTaagagataaattaaatatatttttcttgattaATTTAGAAAAGGGATAGAGAATGGCTTTGTATGGATTTAAATTTGAGTTCTTTTGAAGAAAATTACTTTTAATATATGAAACAGagagaaatacaaaataattctTTTATAACTTATGATCCTTCTGAACTTAAGATTTTTGAGTTGAAAGAGTATGAACAGTGGACCTACAAACACTTCGAAGATAAGTAAATTCCATGATTTGAAATTTTAGGGTTATAATCGAGCAAGAAAACTCCGTGGTTTGAAATTGTAATAGTAAGGGAATTAAGATTCTTAATTAGAATTGGAAGTTAGACATAACTCAACCCGACCCTATTGTGTTTGAGGCGTGAATATAAATGATGATAACCCAATAAGAAACTGATATCAATCAACCAAGCGGGTCGTGGAGGAAACTCTAATATCATCGTAAAATTGGGAGTTTGACCTACCTCGACCCTACAAATCTATCTAGTGTTATTTTTTAGATAGGCTTTGCAAGTTTCGTGATGTTATTCTCATGTTCTATTGATATAGCAGAGCTTCTTTTGAGCTTGAGATAACTTTCAATTTGTGTATTCTCAAATTAATTCCACTATTATAAGTTTATAACAAATCAAAGACTATAGTTTGTTCTCAATATAAAAATGTCatagaaaaaattatgataGATTAAAATAGATATACACTCAAAATTtataagaaattattttttcattaatataaataaatatataaaatatgtaaCAGTTACAATAtgatattcaataatttttttcatataaaataaataaatatttcataGAAAAAgtacatttatattaattaatattttaaaaaaactcatgttgTTTTATATTATGGAACAAAGAGGATGCGATTcagaatattttatttgttgagATTATGGCGCTTTGGTATGGCTTGAAGCTGTGTTGGGAACGTGGTTTCCGTAAGGTGTTTTGTTGCTCATATTCATTACTCTCTGTTAATTTAATTAAGGAAGGGGTCACAACACATCTTCGTTTTTCGAATGAGATTTTTTGTGTTCGAAAACTGCTTGCTAATGATTGGGAGGTGATTCTTACACATACTCTTCGTGAGGGAATTATTATGCTTGTGCGGATATGTGTTGGCTAAATTGGATGCTAGCTCTGACTCGCCGTTGGTGAATGTTTCTACTCTTCCAAGAGAACTGTTTAGGCCACTCTGGGATGATGTTTGGGGTGTAGAATAGATTTGAGGTATTGATTGgtataagaaagaagaaaaaaaaaagagaaatgtgtttaatatttaaaagaaCAATAATATCCTTgcattctatttttattttaatataatttaattattttaatgtaGTCATATAAGTCCCACCATGTACATTAATGACTTTTTGCTATTCTCTCCTCATTTCTCACCAAAAAGGCATGAGATCCACCAATTATTCTTTTCACTTCTCAAGTTTTCTCCTTACCAAACAAGAGAAATTTCCAActtcttttctctttctctcttctctatcTCTCTCCTCTATTTCTCTCGTACCACGCTATATGTAGAGTTGGGGGATAGGTCTTTGCTAGTGTGTATGTATATAATAtctttgtagatttttttttaagaagcttagaaactttgtagttttttttttaagaagcattgtaactaaaatgaaatatttgtaatttacacaagtttttaattattaaatttgtatATGTCACAAGATGTACTAGTTAGCTCCGGGCCAATTTGAAGGAAGTTGGCAATGACATGTAGCTATAGTGGGAAGAACAGTGGAAATGTGGGATGTAAATGGACATATTATATGGTAAGGGAAAAAGACAAATAAGAACAGCTGCCTATGGTAGGGTAAGGGTACGTATTAACAAAGCATAGCTTAACTTGGGGTTTTCAATTTCATATCAATGCTTCTTCATGCATATCACAATGACATAAAATTGTTAGGGGGACTTAGAGAGGCTGAATGAATGAAATCGATATATGATAGTTTGATGCGAAAGAGCTTCGTCTTAATGCTTGCTGGCACATTACTTGTTGGTGGGTTAGGTAACAAACCCTGCCCCTCTTCATTGGACCCATCCCTATGCTAGATATATATTCCTCTCTATCTTTTCTCTTTCACTTtactttctcttctcttacaactTTTGTAATAAAATCTCAAAATTAtacaatcttctttttttttttccaagtaaTCTATGTTAAGAACAAATGGCCAAGTCAATTTTATTGATCACACAAACCTTGCTTATATAGCAAGTCATTACAATTGGGCCTAACACACACTATATTGGGCTTAAGCTAATCAAGACCCAATACTAACAAACACATTATACAACAAACTCTCCCCTAATTGAACAATCCTAAGAGTTCAATTAAAGGATACTTGACAAGCAAGCTAAACAACATTCAtacaaaaactgaaaaataagCAAAGCAAAAACAGTGGAAAAACTGCAGCAATCCAAGCAATTCTGCAGCAAGAGCAAAACTGAAGCAGATCAAGCAATTCTGCAGCATTCACTTCATCTCCATTCCTAACCCACTTCTCAATTTCAAAAATGCATCCAACTTCAAAGGTTTGGTCATGATGTCAGCCAACTGGTCTTGTGATTTGCAATGTTTGAGTTCAATTGTTCCATCCTTTGTAAGATCTCTCAAGAAGTGAAACCTCACATCTATGTGCTTACAACGACCGTGCATAATGGGATTTTTAGACAGCTTGATGGAGGAGCTGTTATCACAATAAATCTGAGTGCAAATCTTCTGATTCTTAAGCAAGTAGCTTAGTATACTTCTCAACCAAACAGCTTGGCAAGCACATGCAGCAGCTGCAACATATTCTGCCTCTGTGGTGGACAAAGTGACAATAGGTTGCTTCTTAGAAGACCAAGATATGGCTCCTGATCCAAGCATGAATACAAACCCTGTGGTGCTCTTCCTGTCATTCACATCACCAGCATAATCTGAATCTGACCAGCCAACTAGCTCAAAACCCTTCTCAGTGTCAGATTTATACATGATTCCATTTGTAAGTGTACCTTTTAAGTACCTCAATATTCTTTTGACTGCTGTAAGGTGCATGTTAGTAGGCCTTTCCATATATCTAGCTACCAGACACACTGAATAAGCCAAGTCAGGCCTTGTAGCCAACAGGTACATTAGGCTCCCAACTATCTGCTTATACTCTCTTGCATCTGTAGCATCAccatcttcatctttgtcaagctTACAACCAGGCACTATAGGGCTGCATACACTGTTGCAATTTTCCATACCAAACCTCCCTAAGACCTCAGCTGCATATTTCTGTTGACTGATGTATATACCTTCCTCAGACTGGATTACTTCTACTCCAAGAAAAAATTTCATCTTGCCCAAATCAGTCATTGAAAATTCCTTTTGCATTGATGTTTTGAACTCATTCATCAGAAGCAAATCATTTCCAGTGTATATgagatcatcaacatatagactGACTATCAGAATCttaccatttggcttgtgcttTATGAACAATGTATGCTCTGAAGGACATTTCTCAAATTCCTCAGAGTTGAAGTAGGCTTCAATTCTACTGTACCAGGCCCTTGGTGCTTGCTTTAGGCCATACAATGCTTTCTTAAGTTTGTACACCTTGTTCTTTTCCCTCTGATAACCTGGTGGCTGCTCAACATAGATATCTTCACTTAATTCACCATGTAAAaaagcactttttacatccaacTGGAACACTTTCCAACCTTCTCTTGCAGCTATAGCTAGTATTGATCTAATTGTGTCCCATCTTGCCACAGGAGCAAATACCTCATCATAGTCAATACCATGCTTCTGATTGTACCCTTTTGCCACCAGTCTTGCCTTATGTTTATCAATTTCTCCCTTTTCATTGTGTTTAGTTTTGTAAATCCATTTCACACCAATTACATTGGCTCCATCAGGTAAACTAGTAAGCTCCCAAGTTTGATTCTTCTCTATGGACTGCATTTCTTGATTCATAGCTTCTATCCAAACTTTAGACTTAACAGCCTCACTAAATGATGTTGGATCTTCAGTAGCTACATAGACTGCAAGATTATGCAGCTGGTCAAGCTCCTCTCCTGTGACAAAATCATTCAAGCTCTGAGGTGGTCTCCTAACTCTTGGAGGCAAATTCACCTCAGATTGGAAGTCAATGCCATCACTATCATCACTTGAAGTATTCATATCAACTTCAGCTTGAACCTCATTGTCATTTGCTGGAGCCTCATAGTCATTTGCTGGAGCTGATGTACTATACTCTTCATCACTGAGAACATCATTGCTTGACTGGTTTTGCTTTTTGTCTGAGATCCTATTCCAATTCCAacctttattttcttcaaataccACATCTCTGCTGAtgattattttcttcttttcaggGTCATAAAGCTTATAAGCTTTTGACTCTTCACTTAGTCCCAGAAGAACACATTTCACACTTTTGCTATCTAGCTTGGTTCTTTGACTGTCAGGTACATGAACAAAGGCTATGCATCCAAAAACTCTGAAGTGATGCACAGAAGGTTTGACTCCACTCCAAGCCTCTTCTGGTGTGATGTCTTTGACAGATAGAGTGGGACTTCTATTCATCACATAAGTAGCCCACTTCAAGGCTTCTGGCCAAAATGGTTTTGGTACACCCTTTCCAGCCAACATACTCCTCACCATATTCATTAGAGTCCTGTTCTTCCTTTCTGAAACACCATTCTGCTGAGGTGTGTATGCTGCAGTCAATTGCCTCTTGATTCCATGATTACtacaaaaatcattaaaagcATTTGAGGTATATTCACCACCCCTATCTGTTCTTAGGCATTGAATAGAACAACTGGACTCTTTCTCAACCATAGCCTTAAACTGTTTGAAAGTTTCTAGTGAACTAGACTTCTCTTTAAGCAGGTATATCCAAGTTTTTCTAGTTAGATCATCAGTGAAAGTTATGAAATACCTGTTGCCACTGTTGGATTTTGGATTGATAGGTCCACAGATATCAGAATGAACAAGTTCAAGCTTAGAGCTGGCTCTCCAATTTGCTTGCTTGGGAATGGCATCTCTGTGTTGCTTGCCTTCCAAGCAATCTGCACAATTCTCATCTAGCTCTTTCAATGCTGGTAGACCTCTCACCATATCCTTTTTAACAAGAACATTCAATCCTTTGATGCTTAAGTGGCCATATCTGCTATGCCAAAGCAAAGAGTTGACAAGTTTTGAAGCTTGCAGACATCTTGGAGCAATTACTTCTGCTTTGACAATATACATTCTATTTGTTGACATGTATGTAGCAAAAAGTAATCCCTCTTCTTCATGATAAACTTTGCAGCAATTGTTTTTGAACACAATTGTAGCCTTCTTCTGCTGAATTTGGCCAATGCTGAGAAGGTTTGTCTTTAACCCAGGTATGAAATACACATTGGTGAAAACATGAACTCTTCCATTGATACTAAGTTTCACATTTCCTTTTCCCATCACATTCATCCTTGAGTCATCACCCAATTTCACTGAATCTCTATAATTCTCATCAAAATCATAGAACCAATCTTTGTTACCTGACATATGATTGCTGCACCCAGAATCCAAGAACCAATTTTCACCAAACTCATCATCATTGGTTTTGGCCATGAGGAGCATTTCTTCTTTAAACTCATCCAATTCTGCATAATTGGCATTTTCACTCCAATTTGGACAATTACTCTGATAGTGTCCCAATTTATGACAGTGAAAGCATTCCACATTCTCTTTGCTTTGCCTTCCCCTACCACGACCTCTAGCAGGATTTGAATTTCTTCCCCTACCTCTCCCTCTGCCACCATTAGTGACCTTGAGAGCTTGCTCTTCTTGCTTGATCAGTTGGCCTTTCATACGTTGTTCATGAACTATCAAGCTACACTGCAGCTCATCAATGGAGAGTGTGGTAACATCAGAAGATAATTCAATAGAACAGACTACATGATTGAATTTTGCAGTCATTGATCTAAGAATTTTCTCAACCACAGTACTTTGTTCTACTCTTTCACCACAAGAAGTCATCTTGTTGGTGATAACCATGGTTCTTGAAAAGTATTCTTCTACTGATTCACTCTCCCCCATTTCAAGAACCTCAAAATCTTTGCGCAATGCTTGAAGCTGTGCACGCTTCACTTTGGTTGAACCTTGATACCTAATTCTCATAGCATTCCAAATATCTCGTGCAGTGTCACGATTAAGAATCGTTTCTAAGATGGATCGATCAATGGACTGAAACAAATAGTTCTTGACTTTCAAATCAGTAAGCTTACTCTCATTTGCAATGCGCTGTTGTTCCACCGTTGCATTCGCCGGTGCCACTGTCACACCATTCTCGATCAAGCTCCAATATTCTTTAGATCGGAGCAAATTCTCCATCAACATTGCCCAATGATCGTAGTAGCCATCAAATTTTGGAATTGAAGGCTTCAAGAAGTCTGAATTTTCTGCCATTGTGAAGAAAATTGCAGTGGGAGgaatgaaaaagatgaagaatgtGGGTTTCTTTGGTGTGgtgagatgaagaagatgaacggAGAACAATCTTTTGGAACGGTTAGGACGGTTAGAGTGGTTGCAACCACCGTAACTAACTTGTTTCTTGCAAGAAACAGAATACAGGTGATGGATTAAAGGCTCATGATACCACTTGTTAAGAACAAATGGCCAAGTCAATTTTATTGATCACACAAACCTTGCTTATATAGCAAGTCATTACAATTGGGCCTAACACACACTATATTGGGCTTAAGCTAATCAAGGCCCAATACTAACAAACACATTATACAACAATCTAAagataaattttactttttaaggtAAAATAATGGGAGTACCAGAGTTCTCCTATttggaattaaaaaaattataacccACTATTTATCATTTTGTTTAAGAAACATCTCTTAAAAGAGTGCAACAATCGTAGATTGTTACATGCATGCAGTATATTCAAtttaaattagtaatttttttaaggaaaataaaaataaattagaatctTAAGTTAAGTTttgagatctctttattatttttttagtgttaaatatattatatcacGAATCTTAAGtattgaaaagtgaaaacattCAACTTCAAACTCAGATTTTCTTTATATCAACATCTTTGCGGCTATCAAGTGCGAGTAtagacatttttttatttattctactTAAGAAATAAATAGACATCAAAAGAGAAGTTGcgtatcaatatttttttttattgacgatgatgtataaatattaattgtttttttaaaaccgTTATATACATACTACTTCAGTCTAAAATACAAGAAACAATTAAAATGTATGTGGTTTAAAGTTGGACTAAATAGATTTTaacatttgtttatatttaagaccAAGACCAAGACTAGAGTGTATATTCGGTTTAAAAACATAGATGACTTACGTTGCTTGTGGCTTAAGACTCGTAATTAATTTTCCTTCCACACATAATTTAATCTACATTGCTCTCATTCCTAAAGGCAATTAGGCAAAGATAGTTTCTATGATAGACGAGAGACATATTTTGTCTGTAATGTTATTGGTGAATAGATTGTAAAAAGATAGATTGATCGATGTATCTCGAATAATCAATCAGCTTTTGTCGAAAGGAGAtcaaattgattttggttatgTTTCAATGGTAGCTATCAAAGTTGTACATTATATATGAAATCAAAGAATTG
Coding sequences within it:
- the LOC123897058 gene encoding F-box protein At1g70590-like, whose amino-acid sequence is MKAAEGGYVRAMYNISLCYSFGEGLSRNHQVARKWMKRAADHGHSKAQFEHGLALYSEGDMIKALVYLELASRAGEKGAPHVKNVIVHRLSAASRNHAMLLADSWRALPSN
- the LOC123895867 gene encoding uncharacterized protein LOC123895867, whose translation is MDGKVQLQKQLFDYTASLFQLFGVVLDASPYLSKGSSVVIISSIAGYNPVASMAMYGVTKTALLGLTKVVLLLVLYQLILLHSLPVILLCIGAQRVHEACIPFRNFCTEQNVEGCLKSLQQVKHEYSLVKSKLETLFKMEEELLASRLADLKVV